In a genomic window of Wyeomyia smithii strain HCP4-BCI-WySm-NY-G18 chromosome 1, ASM2978416v1, whole genome shotgun sequence:
- the LOC129716841 gene encoding uncharacterized protein LOC129716841: MHSAFKCQRFLKLKVAERYEKEKRCGLCLNCLSPSHLVRFCTKDFCNHCKQRHHTLLHNGPTNGGAMTTSSSQNNSNVYSAQSRPPTANTSHMQTQHQTTSTPFTNSLPIAHTNMQCTNHPPHIAKRTPVDYSNALSVNIHTPSRQVLLSTAVLRVFDSYGNVQFARALLDSCSEYCFITTNLYQKLKLAEAASYLSVAGIGGSVVKSTKVVEAVIAPRSASISTYNETVRLHVLSKLNSVLPIQPVNIQQLAIPNDITLADHCFNKPGPIDMIIGAELYYDLVVDGRMKLSEDGPTLQRTVFGWVVSGRVPGRLVSSAKTHSHSCATADIRDMLARFWEFESRHSKSTYSPEESACEDLFARTTTRDEDGKYVVTLPKKDYLLKQLGESKSIALKRFLGLEKRFKLKPE, translated from the coding sequence ATGCACTCAGCATTTAAATGCCAACGGTTCCTGAAATTGAAGGTTGCGGAACGGTACGAGAAGGAGAAGCGTTGCGGTTTATGTTTAAATTGTTTGTCTCCATCGCATTTGGTTCGGTTCTGCACAAAGGATTTCTGTAACCACTGCAAGCAGAGACATCATACGCTTCTACACAATGGACCAACGAACGGTGGAGCAATGACAACATCATCGTCGCAGAACAATTCAAACGTCTATAGCGCGCAGAGCAGACCGCCAACCGCGAACACTTCACACATGCAGACACAGCACCAGACCACATCCACACCCTTCACGAATTCACTCCCAATCGCACACACAAACATGCAATGTACCAACCACCCACCACATATTGCAAAGCGTACACCCGTAGATTACAGCAATGCTTTATCTGTAAATATTCACACGCCATCTCGTCAAGTTTTATTATCAACCGCTGTATTGCGTGTTTTCGATTCTTATGGCAATGTTCAATTTGCTCGAGCATTGTTGGACTCTTGTTCGGAGTACTGTTTCATAACCACGAACCTATACCAAAAACTTAAGCTGGCAGAGGCAGCCAGTTACTTATCCGTTGCCGGAATAGGAGGTTCAGTGGTCAAATCGACAAAAGTAGTAGAAGCTGTAATTGCGCCAAGATCGGCGAGCATTTCTACGTACAACGAAACTGTTCGCCTGCATGTACTGTCGAAACTTAATTCTGTACTCCCGATACAACCTGTCAACATACAGCAGTTGGCCATTCCAAATGATATTACGCTCGCGGATCATTGCTTCAATAAACCTGGTCCAATCGACATGATCATCGGTGCAGAACTTTATTACGATTTGGTAGTCGACGGAAGGATGAAGTTGTCGGAAGATGGACCCACACTGCAGCGAACCGTGTTTGGCTGGGTAGTTTCTGGACGAGTTCCTGGTAGGCTAGTTAGCAGTGCTAAGACCCATTCTCATTCGTGCGCTACGGCCGACATTCGCGACATGTTAGCACGATTCTGGGAATTTGAGTCCCGTCACAGCAAAAGCACGTACTCTCCGGAGGAATCGGCGTGCGAAGATTTGTTTGCCCGAACAACAACACGGGATGAAGATGGGAAATATGTGGTGACCCTTCCAAAAAAGGACTATCTCCTGAAGCAGCTTGGAGAATCCAAATCAATAGCACTGAAGCGTTTCCTAGGGCTAGAGAAACGATTCAAGTTGAAGCCAGAATGA